The Vibrio echinoideorum DNA window CCATTTGCCGATCGAAGCTTGTGCTTATACTCATGAAGAGCCTTGGCTTCAATTGCCAAAATCAGCACTTTGGTCTCGTTACCAGTTGAGTAATGGGGAAGAATTGGCAGTCATCAATATTCATGCGGTGAACTTTACGTTTGGTACCGAAGATTACGAATCACAACTTAAGAGCTTAACTGATAATTTGCAGAAATATCGTGGGCCTATCATCTTTGCTGGTGACTTTAACAGTTGGAGCGAAGCTCGTTTTTCAGTGTTAAAAAGTGCGTTGGAAAAGGTTGGTTTGAATGAGGTTGCTTTTGAACCTGATAATCGAACTCAGTTTATGACAGGGTTAGTGCTCGACCACGTGTTTTATCGAGGGTTAGAAGTAGAAAAAGCAAAAGCGCCCATTACGGACGCTTCTGATCATAATCCAATGTTAGTTACCTTTAAGGCTAAATAGTAATAAGCCAGTAGCTGCTAACATTTTGGTTACTCTGAATAAATAAGCTAATGGAATAAATAGGCGAGTGAATGTTCGCTAGCCTTATTTCTTCAGCTTAAAATATTAAAATGTAGAGTGCCCAGATTAGATAATAGCCAACCCATGGCAAACCCGAAATGACGAGGGCTTGGCCGCGTTCAAATTCGGTCCACGTTAGCACTGCTGCATAACCGAGTACGATGTACCAAGGTAGCAGTAGCGGTAATGAGCTTGCAAACTGTGACCAGTCATTGGTTAGCGGTAACTTGATTAAGCCGTTTAAGCTGTTCAAGTCAGCAGCGTAGCTCATCACTTGTCCGTGTTTTAGTATTAGGCTCGCGTAGCTCGCTACATCACCTAAAACAGCAGGAAACATCACGACCGATGAGGCTGCAAACCATCTCCAGTAACTGTGTTGATGTTGGCTTGGTTTTGTTGCGAGGTTAAACCAGAATGCCAGTAGGGCGATGCTTAGCGTGCGACCAAACACATCGCTGATGATTTCGCTCGCGAGTAGGGTATCGCTGTCAAGTAACGCCAATTGGTCAGGGTTAGTTTGAGCCAGTTGTTGTGACAACTCAGCACTTAACCATGCAAAATCTACATTCGAAAAATAGGCACCCCAAAATAAGAACGGGCTCAGAATTAATACGACGTAGGGTTGCCACCCCCAAGCGCTTCGTTCGTAAAGCGCTAAGAAACAAGCTGTTGGTGATCGGAAAATATCCAACAGCATGACGAGTGGGTTACTTGACGGGTTCATACACTTACCTTAGTTACATCAACATACAGCTTCAGTTTTTGTCCTGGCTGCAGGTATTTTTTGTTCTGCAAAGTGTTCCATTTTACAACATCTGCACTTTTTACTTTGAACTTTGATGCAATACCGCTGACTGTGTCACCTGATCTGACGTTATAAAAGATAGTGCGGATGATGGCACCATCTGAACCGTTCTTCCAGATGACCAGTTCTTGACCGATTCGAAGTGTGTCACGTGGTCCCATACCGTTCCACTTAGCCAGTGATTGGTGGGATACTTTATTTGCACGTGCAATCGTCCATAGACTGTCACCACTTTTTACTGTATGACTGAGCTTATATTGACCACGACTCTTCGATTGTGTGCTGGCTAGGCGATTTGAAGCGCTTAGTGCATACGTCTTGTCATCTTTGGTTGATGTTGGAATAAATAGGTGCTGACCAATACGAATGTTGTTGTTGCTTAAACCGTTTGCAGAGCGGATTACTTTGCTGGTGGTATTATATTTACTTGCCAGTACGCTGATGCTGTCGCCAGACTGAACCTTGTAACGAACCAACTTCATACCTTTGCCTTTGTTGGCCGCCACTTCTTTGTTGAATTTCTCAACAGCGCTTAGAGGTAGTAATAATTGTTGGTGTTTTTCTGGTGCCGTTGCCCATTGATTATAAGCCGGGTTGTAACCTTGCAGTTCTTTAACTGGAATTCCCGCGTAGCTAGCGGCAATGGCTAGATCTAGCTGCTCATTTGGGTTCACCAGAGTTAATACGGGTTTGTTCGGAATCGCTGGAATGTCGATGCCATACTTCTCTTGATTTGCAATCACGTCAGCCAATGCTAGTAGCTTAGGTACATAGCTGCTGGTCTCTTTTGGCAAATCCAGAGAGAAGAAGTCGATTGGTTTACCTAGTTTTTTGTTCTTACGAATTGCGCTGTTTACTCGGCCTCCGCCACTGTTATAGGCAGCAATGGCATGGTTCCAATCACCGTCGAAACGTCTGTTGAGATCTGATAGGAAATCCAATGCGGCGTCAGTTGAGGCGGCAACATCACGGCGACCGTCGTACCAGAAGTTCTGTTCTAGCCCGTAGTCTTTGCCTGTGCCAGAAATGAATTGCCATAGACCTGCAGCGCTACCATGGGAGTAGGCAAACGCATCGAAAGAACTTTCTACAACAGGCAGTAGTGCTAATTCTAACGGCAAGCCTTTTTCTTCAATCTTAGTCGTGATCAGATAAAGGAAAGGTTCAGCACGTTGTGAGACAGTTTTTAGATGGCTAGGATGTTTTAGATACCAAGTTCGGTAGTAGTCGACTTTCTTTTGGTCGGGCACTTCCATTTCAAGTTGCATCGCAATGCGTTTCCAAACGTCTTCTTGTGCTTGTGGCGTAACGACAGGTGCGTCAACTTTGGGTTCTTCTTTGGTCGCTTCTGATGAAACGTTCGCTTGAGAAACTTCTTTAGTAGGAGATGTGTTGGTTTGCTCGGAAGCTTGGTCTGGATTCTCTGACTGAGTTAATTGGCAACCAGAAAGTAGTAGTACCAAAGCCCAGCTGTACTTAACTCGCATGTTACAGCCTTTTTAATAAACGGCCGATGATAATACTTGCCACCCCCTATGAGTGACAAGTCTGTATTTGTTAAAATTCGTTCTTCCACGCACGTAAAGCGGTAAAGACTGATAAAGGATCGGTCTGTTCGGTACGATTAGACACTGATTTAACTACACTTGGTTCGGTGTAGCGCAAGAAAGGATTAACAAACTTCTCTTGTCTCAAATTTGTGGGAATGGTCGACTTATTTTGAGCGCGCAGTCGATTCACTTGGTCACGATATTGCTTTAGGTGTTGGTTATCCGGCTCAACTGCAAGTGCGAAAGCGATATTGGCAGCTGTGTACTCATGTGCACAATAGACTTCTGTTTCTTGGGGGAGCGCAGTGATTTTGTTCAACGCATCAAACATTTGTTGTGGTGTGCCTTCCATAATTCGGCCACAACCTGCTGAGAACAATACATCGCCACAAAATAGTTTTGCATCACCAACATAACCGATGTGGCCTGCAGTGTGCCCGCTGAGTCCTAGCACTAAAAAGACTTCACCAAACAGTTCTAATTGGTCACCGTCGTCGACAGGGTGAGTCAGAGTGGGGATAGGTTCGTTCTTTGGACCGACCACATCAACACCAGGATGTTGCCTTACTAATTCTGGAACGCCACCAATGTGATCATGGTGGTGGTGTGTAATCAAGATTGCATCTAAAGTTAGCTCATGATGTGCTAAGTACTCTAATACTGGAGCGGCATCACCAGGGTCGACGACAGCACAACGGCGATCGCTATTTTCAATCAGCCAGATGTAATTATCGTTAAATGCAGGTATGCTTTTGATATGTAACATTATTGGATCTCCAGTCACTTTTAGTGAGACAGAATAAGTGAGATAGATTATTGATGAAGCCAGCGCGTAGCAGAAAGAAGTTTGAGCGTCCTTATACTTGGGCACAGTTGCACAATGGGGACTGGTTGAGAGAATCTATTCAAACTCGACTCGATGAGTGGTGCCCAAAGCTTTTTGGTTACCACATGCTCAAGCTCGGTGGCCTCAGTAGTGAGATTTCTAGCTGCACATGCAACATTCAACATCAAGTAAACCTAGATATCCAGAACCCATTACATAATGTGATAGCGGATGGTTATAATTTACCCTTTTTGGAGAAAAGTTTTGATGTTGTAGTGCTCAGTCATCAATTAGATTATAGCAATGACCCGCATAGGTTATTGAGAGAAGTCGACAGAGTGATGATGGACGATGGCTATATTATCATCACCGGTTTTAATCCGTTTAGTGTGACAGGCTTGGCGAGTTTATTGCCTTGGCGTAAGAACAGCTTACCCTGGAGTGGTCGTATGTACACGACAAGTCGAATAAAAGACTGGTTAGGTGTACTGAACTATGAAGTTATTCATTGCGATACCTATGCGCTGTTCCCGATGAGTAAATATCAAGCGATGTGGACATGGTTGGAAAACAGCTTAGGTGGTTGTGCATCCTTTGCCGGAAGTCAGTATTTTATTGTCGCTCGCAAGCGCACCTACCCGCTGAAGCCTATCAAGCCACATTGGCACCTTAAACGACGTTTCTCTCCTGTTGGAGCCAGTTTTAGAACCAACAGCCGTTGTACGCTGAATTCTATTAAGGCTATATACCCGTTAAAAACAGAAAAAACCGACTAACTAGTGGGCGGCTTTTCATTTTTAGCTCGGGTTTAGAAGCGTATATAACGAGAACTCTAAACTCAAAAACTTACTTCAGATTCAAATCTTACTTCTTGTTTAAAAAAGATCGTTAACTTGGTTGGTAACCAGTATCTTCTTTCGTTGGGTTTTCGGCTGCGGTACGCGCGAGATCATCACACATTTCATTTTCTCTGTGTCCTGCGTGTCCTTTTACCCAGCGCCAATCAACGGTGTGGCGCGCGGTTTCTTTATCTAACCTTTGCCAGAGGTCGGCGTTTTTAACCGGTTTCTTATCAGCTGTTTTCCAATCACGCTTTTTCCAGTTATGGATCCACTGGGTGATACCTTGACGTACGTATTGGCTGTCTGTTGTTAGAATCACAGAGCATGGTTCTTTGAGTGCTTGAAGCGCAATGACTGCGGCGAGCATTTCCATTCGATTGTTGGTCGTTAGTGTGAAGCCTTCTGCAAGTGTCTTTTCGACTTTTTTATAGCGAAGTACGATGCCATAGCCACCAGGACCTGGATTGCCTAAACAAGAACCATCAGTGAAAATTTCAACTTGTTTCGTCATGATTTGATACTATTATCCCAAGCACATTATCGGCATAGTCTGACACAGATATCCTTATGAATACCAGTAGCACTCCAGAACAAAGCGTTGACGCAGCAGCGAACTCCAAATCAGAAAATGGGGCGAACGCAGAAAACAAGCGCATCATTGTACTCGATACCGAAACAACAGGTATGAATACGGAAGGTGGCCCTCACTACATGGGTCATCGCATCGTAGAAATCGGCGCAGTCGAGATCATCAACCGTAGATTGACAGGGCGCCATTTTCACGCCTACATTAAGCCCGATCGTGCCATTCAAGAAGAGGCGATTGGCGTTCACGGTATCACCGATGAGTTCTTGGTGGACAAGCCTGAGTATCAAGATATCCATCAAGAGTTTCTCGACTTTATCAAAGGTGCTGAGCTGGTGGCTCACAACGCGCCCTTCGATACTGGCTTCATGGACTATGAGTTTGAGAAGCTTAACCCAGCGATTGGTAAGACGGATGACTACTGTAAAGTTACCGATACCTTGGCGATGGCTAAGAAGATATTTCCAGGTAAGAGAAATAACCTCGATATCTTATGTGATCGTTATGGTATTGATAACTCACACCGTACTCTCCATGGCGCATTACTCGATGCCGAGATCCTAGCCGACGTCTACTTATTGATGACGGGTGGCCAAACTTCGCTGCAATTTAACGCAGGCCAAAAGGAAGGTGAAGGCGAAAGTATACGAAGAGCAGAAAGTGGCAGAAAATCCCTAAAGGTTTTACGAGCTACGGCCGATGAAGTAGAAGCGCATCAAAGTCGTTTAGATCTCGTCGAGAAAAGCGGAAGCTGCCTCTGGCGTCAGTAGGGAGAAAGTATGTTAAGGGTATTGGCTACCGGTTACTTATTGTTGTTGAGCTTTAGCTTACACGCAGCAACAGAGTCCGTAATGAGTTTATTGGACAACCGATTTCGAGTTGATCCCAGCATTGAACAAGTCACCTTTGTGATTTATCGAGCCGATAACTCTAAACCCGTCGTCTTGGTTCGTCCTGACGGTAAGAAATATTACTCTTGGCGCAATGCTGATAATGTCCGTTGGTATGAAGAATCCTCAATGGACATTATCTCTATCGACAAGCCGATGCCAGGCCCTTGGCAAGCGGTAGGCAAAGTCTCACCTAAGAACAACATTAAACTCTTATCGCATCTTGTTTTGGACGCCAATGAATTTCC harbors:
- a CDS encoding endonuclease/exonuclease/phosphatase family protein → MFKKTIFVIALLITLAVASFHIIFVIPQKPSLITSSQNTSNDIYSCYQNSAPKAIDVSDGLSLTVWNIYKQNRSNWQSELNQVSAGSDLVLLQEASMTEGLRRWVTSGQWGSTRVNAFEAFKQSAGVLNLATHLPIEACAYTHEEPWLQLPKSALWSRYQLSNGEELAVINIHAVNFTFGTEDYESQLKSLTDNLQKYRGPIIFAGDFNSWSEARFSVLKSALEKVGLNEVAFEPDNRTQFMTGLVLDHVFYRGLEVEKAKAPITDASDHNPMLVTFKAK
- a CDS encoding YIP1 family protein; translated protein: MNPSSNPLVMLLDIFRSPTACFLALYERSAWGWQPYVVLILSPFLFWGAYFSNVDFAWLSAELSQQLAQTNPDQLALLDSDTLLASEIISDVFGRTLSIALLAFWFNLATKPSQHQHSYWRWFAASSVVMFPAVLGDVASYASLILKHGQVMSYAADLNSLNGLIKLPLTNDWSQFASSLPLLLPWYIVLGYAAVLTWTEFERGQALVISGLPWVGYYLIWALYILIF
- a CDS encoding LysM peptidoglycan-binding domain-containing protein; this encodes MRVKYSWALVLLLSGCQLTQSENPDQASEQTNTSPTKEVSQANVSSEATKEEPKVDAPVVTPQAQEDVWKRIAMQLEMEVPDQKKVDYYRTWYLKHPSHLKTVSQRAEPFLYLITTKIEEKGLPLELALLPVVESSFDAFAYSHGSAAGLWQFISGTGKDYGLEQNFWYDGRRDVAASTDAALDFLSDLNRRFDGDWNHAIAAYNSGGGRVNSAIRKNKKLGKPIDFFSLDLPKETSSYVPKLLALADVIANQEKYGIDIPAIPNKPVLTLVNPNEQLDLAIAASYAGIPVKELQGYNPAYNQWATAPEKHQQLLLPLSAVEKFNKEVAANKGKGMKLVRYKVQSGDSISVLASKYNTTSKVIRSANGLSNNNIRIGQHLFIPTSTKDDKTYALSASNRLASTQSKSRGQYKLSHTVKSGDSLWTIARANKVSHQSLAKWNGMGPRDTLRIGQELVIWKNGSDGAIIRTIFYNVRSGDTVSGIASKFKVKSADVVKWNTLQNKKYLQPGQKLKLYVDVTKVSV
- the gloB gene encoding hydroxyacylglutathione hydrolase, whose translation is MLHIKSIPAFNDNYIWLIENSDRRCAVVDPGDAAPVLEYLAHHELTLDAILITHHHHDHIGGVPELVRQHPGVDVVGPKNEPIPTLTHPVDDGDQLELFGEVFLVLGLSGHTAGHIGYVGDAKLFCGDVLFSAGCGRIMEGTPQQMFDALNKITALPQETEVYCAHEYTAANIAFALAVEPDNQHLKQYRDQVNRLRAQNKSTIPTNLRQEKFVNPFLRYTEPSVVKSVSNRTEQTDPLSVFTALRAWKNEF
- a CDS encoding class I SAM-dependent methyltransferase, which encodes MKPARSRKKFERPYTWAQLHNGDWLRESIQTRLDEWCPKLFGYHMLKLGGLSSEISSCTCNIQHQVNLDIQNPLHNVIADGYNLPFLEKSFDVVVLSHQLDYSNDPHRLLREVDRVMMDDGYIIITGFNPFSVTGLASLLPWRKNSLPWSGRMYTTSRIKDWLGVLNYEVIHCDTYALFPMSKYQAMWTWLENSLGGCASFAGSQYFIVARKRTYPLKPIKPHWHLKRRFSPVGASFRTNSRCTLNSIKAIYPLKTEKTD
- the rnhA gene encoding ribonuclease HI, with the protein product MTKQVEIFTDGSCLGNPGPGGYGIVLRYKKVEKTLAEGFTLTTNNRMEMLAAVIALQALKEPCSVILTTDSQYVRQGITQWIHNWKKRDWKTADKKPVKNADLWQRLDKETARHTVDWRWVKGHAGHRENEMCDDLARTAAENPTKEDTGYQPS
- the dnaQ gene encoding DNA polymerase III subunit epsilon, whose protein sequence is MNTSSTPEQSVDAAANSKSENGANAENKRIIVLDTETTGMNTEGGPHYMGHRIVEIGAVEIINRRLTGRHFHAYIKPDRAIQEEAIGVHGITDEFLVDKPEYQDIHQEFLDFIKGAELVAHNAPFDTGFMDYEFEKLNPAIGKTDDYCKVTDTLAMAKKIFPGKRNNLDILCDRYGIDNSHRTLHGALLDAEILADVYLLMTGGQTSLQFNAGQKEGEGESIRRAESGRKSLKVLRATADEVEAHQSRLDLVEKSGSCLWRQ